The stretch of DNA GTCCGCGGCCCGCTGCAGGAGCCCGCGCGAGACCCCGTGCGCGATGGAGGCGAGGGTGCCGCCGCTGCACGGGATCACGACCATCCCGTCGGTCGGGTACGACCCCGACGATATCGGCGCGGCGAGATCGTCGTTGCCGTGGAGCGCGATCTTCTCCGCCGCTCCGGCGGGAAGCTCGAGCGCATGGACGAACGCGGCGGCGTCCCCGAACCCGCTTCCGATCTCCTGACGGGCGACCGCGAGCGCCGCCGAGGAGACGACGAGATGGACGCGGCCGACGGTGTCGAGCGGGAGGATCGATCGCAGGAACCCGATCGCGAGCGCGCTTCCGGACGCTCCCGACACCCCGACGACGATCTCCTTCCGCTCTCCGCTCACGGCGCGCGATTATAGAGCCGACAAAAAATCTTTCTCCCGCCCGGATTTTCGCCACCAGACGAACCCGAGCATCGGCCACGTCTCGCGCGGCGCCGTGCAAAGACCTTTTGCCGGCGACGCCGATCGCGGCGACGCCGGCTTCCGTTGAAGTTCCAAGGCGACAACGGTTTATGCGGGATCCTTCTCTGGCCTGCCGTTCGCCTTCTCCCCGTCCGAACAATTTTTATGGGAGGTGACGATGAAGGAATAGCCGCGGAAAAGGGATGAGGACAAATCTCCGGGAAGAGAAACGAAAAGAAAGACCACGACAGGAAAGGAAACCCCATGCAGAAGTGGATGATCACGGCCCTTCTCCTCGCGTCGACCGGCCTCGCCTCCGGCGCGAAACCCGCGGCGCCCGCCAAAGGGGCGGCGAATACCTCGGCCGCGAGCGGAACCATCAACGTCAACTCGGCGTCGGCCGAGCAGATCGCGCTGCTGCCCCGCGTCGGGTTGAAGCTCGCGCAGAAGGTCGTCGAATATCGCAAGACCAACGGACCCTTCAAGAAGATCGAGGACCTGATGGAGGTCAAGGGCGTGGGCGAGAAGCTCTTCGTCGTCCTGCGGCCGCACCTGACGGTCTCCGGCGCGACCACTCTCACCGAGAAGATCAAGTCCACGGGGATGCGCTCCCGCTCGCGCGCGAAAGCGGCGAAGGCGGCGTGAACGTTTCGGGCCCGGCGGGGTCGGCGAGCCTGTCGCCGGCTCGGCGGCCGGGCCCTCTTTTTCGAAAGCGAAGATGAGATCGAGCGGGTTCTCCTTGGTCGAGCTCCTCGCGGCGGTGGCGATCGGGGCGGCGCTTCTCATGATCGCCGTCCCCTCCGCGCAGGGACTCTACGCGTACGTCCGGATCCACACGGCCGGCCAGGAGGCCGCGATGACCTTCCGCATGGCGCGCGCCACCGCGATCCGCATGGGGCGCGAGGCGGCGGTGCGGATCGAGATCCTTCCCGGCGGATATCGCCTCGGCGTCTATTGGGACGGCAACGGCAACGGCGTGTTGACGCGGGACATTCTCTCCGGGAAGGACAAGCCGTCGGTCGGCTCGCACGGCTGGGATCGCGGCGACGTGCGGATCGCGATCCTGCAGGGGATCCCGGTGCCCGATCCGTCGGCGCCGTCGAAGCTCCTGACCGGGTCCGACGACCCGATCCGCTTCAACCGCAGCAACATCTGCTCGTTCTCGCCGCTCGGCGAATGCACGCCGGGTTCGCTCTATCTCTCCGACGGGCGGTCGCGCATGGCGGTCGTCCGCGTCTACAACCGCACGGGACGCATCCGCGTCCTCTATTTCACCGCCGGTTCCCGGCGCTGGGAGGAATCGTGAAGAGGAATCCGGACGACACCGATCTCCCCGGGCCAGAGAAACATCCCTTCGACGGTCTCACCCGCCGCGACACGCACGGGACCGACCAGGCTCTCCCGCACGACGCATCCGGGGCCGAGCTCGGCGCCGTCGAGGAGGACGGATCCGGACACGAGCGCGTCGGGGGCGAGCGACGCCCGGCCGACGACCGAGCGCTCGACGCCCGCGGGCACGGCCGAGGGATCGGCGGCGAGGACCTTCGCGCGGCCGTCGAAGAAGCCCTCCGCCGGATCGAAATCGCTTCGCGTTTCGATCGCCGCCTGCGACGCCGCGAGCACGTCGGCGGGCGTGCCGAGGTCGAACGCGGTCCCTTCGTGGAAGACGACCCCGATCCGTTCCCTTCCTTCGGCGAGGACCGGCCGCCAGAGGTCGTCGACGAGAGACCGCGGGCCGCGGGGGATCCGGGCGATCGCGCGCGGGGAGAGGATCGAGACGCCCGTGAAGAGGAGGGGCCGTTCGGCTTCCCCGCCGGCGGGGCCCGGGCTCCCGATGGACGCGAGCCGCGACCCTTCCGCGTGGAGCGGCGTGAAGCGCCGCGGGTCCCGGTTGGCGGCGACGAGAAGCGTCGCGAGATTTCCGTCGCGCCGGTGCGCGGCGAGCAGGGCCGCGAGATCGGCGTCGACCTCGGCGTCGACGTTCCAGACCGCCGCTTCCTCGTCTTCGAAGAACGCCTCGGCGTTTTTCACCGCGCCGGCGGTGCCGAGGATCACCGGCTCCCAGAAGAAGCGCACGGCCGCGCCGGCCGCCCCGCTCTCGCCCAGGTGCTCCACGACCTGACGGCCTTCATGGTGAAGGTTGACCGCGACCTGCGCGAATCCCTGTGGCACGAGCGCGCGGAGCCGCCGGTCGATCAGGGGCGTATTGAGATAGGGGAAGAGCGCCTTGGGCCGGTCGAGGGTGGCGGGACGCAGGCGCGTTCCGAGCCCGGCCGAGAGGAGCATCGCCTTCATTGGCGAAAGAGCATGTCGGGCGGGAGCGACGGGTCCTTCTCCCTCGCGCGGCGGTACAGGCCGGCGTAGGAACGGCGCTCGGCATCGGCATGGCGCAGTCCCAGCACCGCGGCCGCGACCGCGATCGCCGCGGGATCGCCCTCGATCTCGACGAACGCGCCGATCGGCGTCTCGTCGAGCGCGACCAGACACCCGACGCAGCGGAACTCCTCGCGCCGCTTCGCGTAGCGGAACTTCGGAACGAATCCGATTCGCTCGAGCAGGCGCTCGGCCGCCGCGGGATCGGGGACCTCGAGCTCGATCTCCTCGCGTCGCTTGACCGCGCCTTCGAAGGAGGCCGGGCCCTTCCAGGTCACCACACCGCGTCCGCGCGCGTGCCGCACGCGCAGGGCGCAATTCGAGGAGGCGAGGCGCCCGTCGGCGTCGTCGAAGAGGATGTTCATCTCGTCGTGGACCTCGGAGACGCGCGCCGCCCCGTTGTCGGCCAGACGGGCCCGGACGGGGGCCAGATCGGGAACGGGGACCTTGATCTCCGTTTCTTCGGAGACGCGGCTCGCGTTCACGGAAAGCGAACGCCGCGCGCGTTCCGGGGAACGCGGCAAGCGTTCATGGAAGCCCGAACTCGGCAAGCGTTCATGGAAGCACGAGTGCGGCAAGCATTCACGGGAGCAGGCGCTGCGCGATCTCCTGGGCCCGCCGGCCGTCGACTTTCCCCTTGTACCGCGTCATGAGCTCCTTCATCACCGCGCCGACTTCCTTCTTCGACGTCAGCGCCCGGTCGACGATGATGCTCTTGACGGCGCTTTCGAGCTCCATCTCGGAGAGGCCCTGCGGCAGATACCCGTTGAGGATCTCGAGCTCCGCGGTCTCGGCGTCCACGAGATCGGGACGGTTTCCCCTGGCGTACTGCTCGATCGAGTCCTTCCGCTGCTTGACGCCCCGGCGGATGACCGCCTCGATCTCCTCGTCGGTCAGCTCCCGGTGCGCCTGGATCTTCTCGTTCTTCAGCGCCGCCAGGAGCAGCCGGAGCGTCGAGACCTTCGGCTTGTCGCCGGCGCGCATCGCGTCCTTCACGTCGTTCTCGATCTTCTTCAGCATCTCGGGCACGGGAGAAGGCTATCCCATCGTGGCGCGGGCCGACAACAGCCCGAGGACGATTGTGCCTGTCTCGTTCGCGCCACATGAAGCCGCGCAGCTCGCCGCGCCTCAACCCCACGGAGAGGACGGCTGTCGTCATCCGACTCGGCGGCGTCGGTTGCCGCCTCCCTTCGGAAAAAGGGAAGTTCTGCTTGGGATGGCGGACGATGATCGGTGGTGCGGAAAAGCCATCGTTCACCGTCGCCGTCGGCGGGCCCTGAGAAAAGGGGTTTGGGGAAAATTCTTTTCCCCAGGTTGGACGCGGGCCGAAACGATCGCGGGCGACGGCCGCGCTGCGCGCAGCGCACTGCGAAGCACGTTTCGGCTGAGATCGGTCATCGAGCACCGCCAGCGCGATCCGTGCTGCCGTTATGAGATAAAGCACAGCGTGGAAAGAACCGAATGACGGCCATCTCGCGGCGGTTCATCGTGGGCACCGCGGGCCACATCGACCACGGCAAGACGGCGCTCGTGCGGGCCCTGACGGGGATCGATGCCGATCGGCTGCCCGAGGAGAAGGCGCGCGGCATCACGATCGACCTCGGTTTCGCGCATCTTTCGCGCGGAGACGCGCGGATCGGCTTCGTCGACGTCCCCGGCCACGAGCGGTTCGTGCGCAACATGCTCGCCGGCGCCGGTGGGATCGACGCCGTGCTCCTCGTCGTCGCGGCCGACGAAAGTATCAAGCCCCAGACGCGGGAGCATTTCGCGATCGTCCGGCTCCTCGGCATCTCGCGCGGCGTGATCGCGCTCACGAAGATCGACCGCGTCTCCGCCGATGTCGCCGCGGTCGCCGAGCTCGAGGTGCGCGAGCTCGTCGCCGGATCGTTCCTCGAAAACGCGCCGATCCTCCCCGTCTCCGCGCGCACCGGGGAAGGCGTGGCCGGGCTCGCCGACACGCTGTTTGCGATCGCGAACGCCTCGGCCGGCCATCGCGACCGCAAGCCGCTGCGGCTCCCGATCGACCGCGCCTTCTCGATCGCCGGCTTCGGGCCGGTCGTGACCGGGAGCCTCGTCGACGGGACGCTGACCGCCGGCCAGAAAGTCGAGATCCTCCCGGAGAGGATCGAGGCGCGCGTCCGGCGCGTCGAGGTCCACGACGAGGCGGTCGAGACGGCGCGCGCCGGGGAGCGGACGAGCGCGAATCTCGCCGGGGTCGAACGGGAGCAGCTTCGGCGCGGGCAGATGATCGTCGCCCCCGAGTCGATCGTTCCCTCGAGTCGCCTGCTCGTCCGCCTGACGATGCTCCCCGACGCTCCC from Thermoanaerobaculia bacterium encodes:
- a CDS encoding helix-hairpin-helix domain-containing protein → MQKWMITALLLASTGLASGAKPAAPAKGAANTSAASGTINVNSASAEQIALLPRVGLKLAQKVVEYRKTNGPFKKIEDLMEVKGVGEKLFVVLRPHLTVSGATTLTEKIKSTGMRSRSRAKAAKAA
- a CDS encoding sugar phosphate nucleotidyltransferase, producing the protein MKAMLLSAGLGTRLRPATLDRPKALFPYLNTPLIDRRLRALVPQGFAQVAVNLHHEGRQVVEHLGESGAAGAAVRFFWEPVILGTAGAVKNAEAFFEDEEAAVWNVDAEVDADLAALLAAHRRDGNLATLLVAANRDPRRFTPLHAEGSRLASIGSPGPAGGEAERPLLFTGVSILSPRAIARIPRGPRSLVDDLWRPVLAEGRERIGVVFHEGTAFDLGTPADVLAASQAAIETRSDFDPAEGFFDGRAKVLAADPSAVPAGVERSVVGRASLAPDALVSGSVLLDGAELGPGCVVRESLVGPVRVAAGETVEGMFLWPGEIGVVRIPLHDSSQRREPAVK
- a CDS encoding UbiX family flavin prenyltransferase, which produces MSGERKEIVVGVSGASGSALAIGFLRSILPLDTVGRVHLVVSSAALAVARQEIGSGFGDAAAFVHALELPAGAAEKIALHGNDDLAAPISSGSYPTDGMVVIPCSGGTLASIAHGVSRGLLQRAADVTLKERRPLVLSFRESPYSLVHLENMAAVTRAGGIVMPPSPAFYIEAPSMERLMQAYYFRVARVFGLELPDDFVWRGPRR
- a CDS encoding class IV adenylate cyclase; its protein translation is MNASRVSEETEIKVPVPDLAPVRARLADNGAARVSEVHDEMNILFDDADGRLASSNCALRVRHARGRGVVTWKGPASFEGAVKRREEIELEVPDPAAAERLLERIGFVPKFRYAKRREEFRCVGCLVALDETPIGAFVEIEGDPAAIAVAAAVLGLRHADAERRSYAGLYRRAREKDPSLPPDMLFRQ
- a CDS encoding GspH/FimT family pseudopilin, whose protein sequence is MRSSGFSLVELLAAVAIGAALLMIAVPSAQGLYAYVRIHTAGQEAAMTFRMARATAIRMGREAAVRIEILPGGYRLGVYWDGNGNGVLTRDILSGKDKPSVGSHGWDRGDVRIAILQGIPVPDPSAPSKLLTGSDDPIRFNRSNICSFSPLGECTPGSLYLSDGRSRMAVVRVYNRTGRIRVLYFTAGSRRWEES
- a CDS encoding GatB/YqeY domain-containing protein, which encodes MLKKIENDVKDAMRAGDKPKVSTLRLLLAALKNEKIQAHRELTDEEIEAVIRRGVKQRKDSIEQYARGNRPDLVDAETAELEILNGYLPQGLSEMELESAVKSIIVDRALTSKKEVGAVMKELMTRYKGKVDGRRAQEIAQRLLP